The Argentina anserina chromosome 3, drPotAnse1.1, whole genome shotgun sequence genome includes a region encoding these proteins:
- the LOC126787534 gene encoding heavy metal-associated isoprenylated plant protein 47-like — MVQQKIVMKVQMCSEKCRTKALKIAAVAKGVSKVSIEAEKNHVEVIGNGIDSMTLTMTMRKKVGHADIVSIGEVKAKEEDKPVKCIPITCTSSYGYPQCPQYVVCEEPTTCSIM; from the exons ATGGTGCAGCAGAAGATAGTTATGAAGGTGCAAATGTGCTCTGAGAAATGCAGAACCAAGGCCTTAAAGATTGCCGCTGTGGCCAAAG GCGTGAGTAAAGTCTCTATAGAAGCTGAGAAAAATCATGTGGAAGTGATAGGAAACGGGATCGACTCCATGACCTTGACCATGACAATGAGGAAGAAGGTTGGACATGCAGATATAGTAAGTATTGGAGAAGTGAAAGCCAAAGAGGAGGATAAGCCTGTTAAGTGTATCCCAATTACTTGCACATCAAGCTACGGTTATCCTCAATGTCCACAATATGTAGTTTGTGAGGAACCAACTACTTGCTCCATTATGTAA